A stretch of Vibrio sp. B1FLJ16 DNA encodes these proteins:
- a CDS encoding IclR family transcriptional regulator, with translation MTTNKANANQVNEKALQLLMKVAVSQSPVSAKTLSEQLNVPLSSLYRHLKLLKEWNLIEESVHDKTFVVGPAALLLMHSYESAQHGLDMVETILSRLVQQTGEMAAYMVPSGYRALCVRQKESMQALRCSFVQGQSQPLLRGASSKVMLAYMPKSRSEKILRYFKQEHSLDEWEQEFSTIRKQGYAVSTSEIDPGVSGISAPVLKGSKLVGAVSVMAPAHRVEKDKQRIVLHVLQAARALPPER, from the coding sequence ATGACCACAAACAAAGCGAACGCGAATCAGGTAAACGAGAAAGCACTGCAGCTATTAATGAAAGTTGCAGTAAGTCAATCCCCGGTATCTGCGAAAACGCTAAGCGAACAATTGAACGTACCATTAAGCAGCCTTTACCGACATTTGAAGCTGTTAAAAGAATGGAACTTGATCGAAGAGAGCGTTCACGACAAGACATTCGTAGTCGGGCCAGCTGCGCTTTTGCTGATGCACAGTTATGAAAGCGCCCAGCATGGTCTCGATATGGTTGAAACCATATTGTCGCGATTAGTGCAACAAACAGGAGAAATGGCCGCTTATATGGTTCCTTCCGGTTATAGAGCGTTGTGTGTCAGACAAAAAGAAAGTATGCAGGCGCTGCGGTGCAGCTTCGTCCAGGGTCAAAGTCAACCCCTGCTTCGTGGCGCCTCATCCAAGGTAATGTTGGCTTATATGCCTAAAAGTCGCAGCGAAAAGATTTTACGTTACTTTAAACAAGAACATTCCCTCGACGAATGGGAGCAAGAGTTTTCCACTATCCGTAAACAAGGATACGCTGTGAGCACTTCTGAAATCGACCCTGGTGTATCTGGCATCAGTGCGCCGGTCCTTAAAGGAAGTAAGCTCGTTGGTGCTGTTTCGGTTATGGCTCCGGCACACCGGGTCGAAAAGGATAAGCAACGCATCGTATTGCACGTGTTGCAAGCAGCAAGGGCACTACCACCAGAAAGGTAA